The proteins below are encoded in one region of Brachyspira intermedia PWS/A:
- a CDS encoding ankyrin repeat domain-containing protein, with product MFTDKEKIEFFNAIEDGDIQQIKYLLNKNNYININVFGIAKILIEHENNKNVIEKKDIEIDFKNKDGCTPLMIASYKGNTDIVKLLLEYNASIDMTNDDNYTALIYACIYGRADVVKILLEHKADMYIETKLENNYLTALMIACSQNYAEIVRILLENGYDPNYKNKKGETALIYYSFIKNDKLSTEIIKILLEYGADINSTNSKGSTALMLASYNEEKKDFMMTLLENGADTEIKNNFNQNTALLNACERRNIEGVKVLLEYNANINVQDEFKKTPLILACDANSYDMVKILLEHNADINLSDHRKETPLMYAVYERNTKIVELLLKYKPDLTLKNESGKTALDIAYNRNNYVKEITDLIKESSSREIQFLYAAAENNADKVLKYIAEGIDINNTIDESDDSIGSNALLLASQFHHKEIIKILLENNVDVNFKNYLNKTALEYVANNDNNFDIAVEFIKRGADVNAVDNENATPLMYAASHNAKKILNLLIEHNADINIQTKLGYTALILAAMHNHINIVKILIKNKADVSARDGYGRRCSYYADENWNDEMYKIFRNYHDDEYKKSSQFIFDVLYSKTDEINKYISEGGDVNFQDDGGLTALTVVEKIEIAKILLDNNADINKKGRDGYTPLMMAVRRDNINLVEFFIKNNADLNMTDPEGNTALIVAAQNHKYDIFELLLKNGADSSINSEDLEFYIEFEDEMKDMLKKYGK from the coding sequence ATGTTTACAGATAAAGAAAAAATTGAATTTTTCAATGCTATAGAAGACGGCGATATTCAGCAAATAAAATATTTATTGAATAAAAATAATTATATAAATATAAATGTATTTGGAATAGCAAAAATATTAATTGAACATGAAAATAATAAAAATGTTATTGAAAAAAAAGATATTGAAATTGATTTTAAGAATAAAGATGGATGCACTCCTTTAATGATTGCCTCTTATAAAGGAAATACTGATATAGTAAAACTTTTATTAGAGTATAATGCCTCTATAGATATGACTAATGATGATAATTATACAGCTTTGATATATGCATGTATTTACGGCAGAGCAGATGTGGTAAAAATTCTTCTTGAACACAAAGCTGATATGTATATAGAAACTAAATTAGAAAATAATTATTTAACTGCATTGATGATAGCCTGCAGTCAAAATTATGCTGAAATAGTGAGAATATTACTTGAAAATGGCTATGATCCTAATTATAAAAATAAAAAAGGAGAAACAGCGTTAATATATTATTCCTTTATAAAAAATGATAAACTTAGTACAGAAATAATAAAAATATTATTAGAATATGGTGCAGATATAAATTCTACAAATAGCAAAGGCTCTACAGCATTAATGCTTGCTTCTTACAATGAAGAAAAAAAAGATTTTATGATGACTTTATTAGAAAACGGTGCTGATACTGAAATAAAAAATAATTTCAATCAAAATACAGCCTTACTTAATGCATGCGAACGAAGAAATATTGAAGGAGTTAAAGTTCTTCTTGAGTATAATGCTAATATAAATGTGCAAGATGAATTTAAAAAAACTCCTTTAATATTAGCCTGTGATGCTAATTCTTATGATATGGTAAAAATATTATTAGAGCATAATGCTGATATTAATTTATCAGATCACAGAAAAGAAACTCCTCTAATGTATGCAGTATATGAAAGAAATACAAAAATTGTAGAACTTCTTTTGAAATATAAACCTGATTTAACATTAAAAAATGAATCTGGAAAAACTGCATTAGATATAGCATACAATAGAAATAATTATGTAAAAGAAATAACAGATTTAATAAAAGAATCATCATCAAGAGAAATACAATTTTTATATGCTGCTGCTGAAAATAATGCTGATAAGGTTTTAAAATATATTGCTGAAGGAATTGATATTAATAATACTATAGATGAATCAGATGACTCAATAGGTTCTAATGCTCTGCTTTTAGCTTCACAGTTTCATCATAAAGAAATAATAAAAATATTATTAGAGAATAATGTTGATGTCAATTTTAAAAATTATTTAAATAAAACAGCTTTAGAATATGTTGCTAATAATGATAATAATTTTGATATTGCTGTAGAGTTTATAAAGAGGGGAGCCGATGTAAATGCGGTAGATAATGAAAATGCTACACCTTTAATGTATGCCGCTTCCCATAATGCTAAAAAAATATTAAACTTATTAATAGAGCATAATGCTGATATTAATATTCAAACTAAATTAGGCTACACTGCTTTAATTCTTGCTGCTATGCATAATCATATTAATATAGTGAAAATTTTAATAAAAAATAAAGCTGATGTATCTGCAAGAGATGGTTATGGAAGAAGATGTTCATATTATGCAGATGAAAATTGGAATGATGAGATGTATAAAATTTTTAGGAATTATCATGATGATGAATATAAAAAAAGTAGTCAATTTATTTTTGATGTTTTATATTCCAAAACTGATGAAATAAATAAATATATATCTGAAGGAGGGGATGTTAACTTTCAAGATGATGGAGGACTTACAGCTTTAACTGTTGTAGAGAAGATAGAGATTGCAAAGATATTATTAGATAATAATGCAGACATTAATAAAAAAGGAAGGGATGGATATACTCCATTAATGATGGCTGTAAGGAGAGATAATATAAATCTTGTAGAATTCTTTATAAAAAATAATGCTGATCTTAATATGACAGATCCTGAAGG
- a CDS encoding flagellin N-terminal helical domain-containing protein has protein sequence MVINNNISAINAQRTLKFRQVDLKKDAAQISSGMRINQAGDDASGLAVSEKMRTQIRGLRMAERNTQDGISFIQTTEGYLEETTNILQRIRELAIQAANGIYTDEDRLYVQIEVSQLVDEIDRVASQAQFNKLNMLTGRFARSTGENAPAASMWLHIGANMDERKRVYIGTMNSQALGLKNPVGPAVTATFISVSSPSKANSVIGMVDEALLKVLKQRSDLGAYQNRLEMTAQGLMVGFENMQASESRIRDTDMAEASVKLAKDQILNQANLSMLAQANQLPQGALRLLQ, from the coding sequence ATGGTTATCAACAATAATATAAGTGCTATAAATGCACAACGCACACTTAAATTCCGCCAAGTAGATCTTAAAAAAGACGCTGCTCAAATTTCTAGCGGTATGAGAATCAATCAAGCTGGAGATGATGCTTCTGGATTAGCAGTATCTGAGAAAATGAGAACTCAGATTCGTGGTTTACGTATGGCTGAAAGAAATACTCAAGACGGTATATCTTTCATTCAAACTACTGAAGGATACTTAGAAGAAACTACTAACATTCTTCAAAGAATTCGTGAATTAGCTATACAAGCTGCTAACGGTATCTATACTGACGAAGACAGACTTTATGTACAAATCGAAGTTTCTCAGTTAGTAGACGAAATCGACAGAGTTGCTTCACAAGCTCAATTCAACAAACTTAACATGTTAACTGGAAGATTCGCTAGATCTACAGGTGAAAATGCTCCTGCAGCTTCTATGTGGTTACACATCGGTGCTAATATGGACGAAAGAAAACGCGTTTATATCGGTACTATGAACAGCCAAGCTCTTGGACTTAAAAACCCAGTTGGACCTGCTGTTACAGCTACATTCATCAGCGTTTCTAGCCCATCTAAAGCTAACTCTGTTATCGGTATGGTAGACGAAGCTCTTCTTAAAGTATTAAAACAAAGATCTGACTTAGGTGCTTATCAGAACAGATTAGAAATGACAGCTCAAGGCTTAATGGTTGGATTCGAAAACATGCAGGCTTCTGAAAGCAGAATTCGTGATACAGATATGGCTGAAGCATCAGTTAAACTTGCTAAAGATCAAATTCTTAACCAAGCTAACTTGTCTATGCTTGCTCAAGCTAATCAGTTACCACAAGGTGCTCTTAGATTATTACAATAA
- a CDS encoding helix-turn-helix transcriptional regulator, with product MCNLCSKYDTCKKLCNDVLKEINKSLGTRKINSDRTDSRESILTNDDLDNILYTNALTDSEYSRVSNLIIAILTPKQKRIMKLFAEGKSQGELAKKLNVTQSAVSQYLSVIKKRYPSSLIWLLIYDYKNFIVYSLKIKGEASD from the coding sequence ATGTGCAATTTATGTTCTAAATATGATACCTGTAAAAAACTTTGTAATGATGTTTTAAAAGAGATTAATAAAAGTTTGGGAACTAGGAAAATTAATTCTGATAGAACAGACAGCAGAGAGAGTATATTAACAAATGATGATTTGGATAATATACTTTATACAAACGCTTTGACTGATAGTGAATATAGCAGGGTTTCAAATTTAATAATAGCTATACTTACACCAAAACAAAAAAGAATAATGAAATTATTTGCAGAGGGAAAAAGTCAGGGGGAGTTAGCAAAAAAGCTTAATGTAACTCAGTCTGCTGTATCTCAGTATTTAAGCGTTATAAAAAAGAGATATCCAAGCAGTTTAATATGGTTATTAATATATGATTATAAGAATTTTATAGTATATAGTTTAAAAATAAAAGGGGAGGCATCCGATTAA
- the rpoD gene encoding RNA polymerase sigma factor RpoD, whose product MMTEEDCDLLIKNNEKIRKLLEKGNANKYLTFKEINGAIDNMDTDVMDILFQLLAARKIVIVEDKREFESLSKNQNKIDDAAKFIHVEDKVGNNDDPIRLYLKEIGKVSLLTHDDEVDYSKKIESGETEIESIILNTHLVVGEVLNTIKNVQIGKVSIHEILEPPRIYNVSTQEKRKLERKYKNFEKEYVALAEKYLALDKRIKKITTQKTIKALTKEQEEVKENIVKLLTKVRLNRMEIDRIAEKLKFYLHRINQIEEYFEKLKKRYYKEISDFENYYKEIESGNKDIYIRLVDEFNITPEAIEAVITSFHKAQVRMADIYDEVRIDKETLVEWVRKIDSSRRKIAQAKDHIVKANLRLVIAIAKKYVNRGLHFFDLVQEGNIGLIKAVDKFEYKKGYKFSTYATWWIRQAITRSISDQARTIRVPVHMIEQINKVQRVLRQYMQQHGREPSIQEIAKALSWPESRVKSVRNVAKDPVSLNAPIGDEEDTILGELIEDKEFESPQNITTFKILRKQIDSILDSLPDREQKVIRMRFGLVDGYSHTLEEVGYVFKVTRERIRQIEAKAIRRLRAQSKKKELKDFLDS is encoded by the coding sequence ATGATGACAGAAGAAGATTGCGATCTTTTGATTAAAAATAATGAAAAGATTAGAAAATTACTTGAAAAAGGAAATGCCAATAAATATCTTACATTTAAAGAGATTAACGGTGCCATTGATAATATGGATACTGATGTAATGGATATACTTTTTCAATTATTAGCTGCAAGAAAAATTGTTATCGTTGAAGACAAAAGAGAGTTTGAAAGCCTTTCTAAGAATCAAAATAAGATTGATGATGCCGCAAAATTCATACATGTTGAGGATAAGGTTGGCAACAATGATGATCCTATAAGGCTTTATCTTAAAGAAATTGGAAAGGTGAGTCTGCTTACTCATGATGATGAGGTTGATTATTCAAAAAAGATTGAATCAGGAGAAACTGAAATAGAAAGTATAATCTTGAATACTCATCTTGTAGTAGGGGAAGTATTAAATACTATCAAAAATGTGCAGATAGGAAAAGTTTCTATACATGAAATATTAGAACCTCCTAGGATATATAATGTTTCTACTCAGGAGAAAAGAAAATTAGAAAGAAAGTATAAAAACTTTGAAAAAGAGTATGTTGCATTAGCTGAAAAATATCTAGCTTTAGATAAGAGAATAAAAAAGATTACTACACAAAAGACTATTAAAGCTCTTACTAAAGAACAAGAGGAAGTTAAAGAAAATATAGTAAAACTTTTAACAAAAGTAAGATTAAACAGAATGGAAATAGACAGAATAGCTGAAAAGCTAAAGTTCTATTTGCATAGAATAAATCAGATAGAAGAGTATTTTGAAAAACTTAAAAAAAGATACTATAAAGAAATATCAGACTTTGAAAATTATTACAAAGAGATAGAATCTGGAAACAAGGATATATATATAAGACTTGTAGATGAATTTAATATTACTCCTGAAGCTATAGAAGCTGTAATAACTAGTTTCCATAAAGCACAGGTTCGTATGGCTGATATTTATGATGAAGTTCGCATTGATAAAGAGACTTTAGTGGAATGGGTTCGTAAAATAGATTCATCAAGAAGAAAAATTGCTCAGGCTAAAGATCATATTGTTAAGGCTAATTTAAGACTTGTTATTGCTATAGCTAAAAAGTATGTTAATAGAGGGCTTCATTTCTTCGATTTGGTACAAGAGGGAAATATAGGACTTATCAAGGCTGTAGATAAATTTGAATACAAAAAGGGTTATAAATTTTCTACATATGCTACTTGGTGGATTCGTCAGGCTATTACACGTTCTATAAGTGATCAAGCTAGAACTATAAGGGTTCCTGTTCATATGATAGAGCAGATTAATAAGGTTCAAAGAGTATTAAGACAGTATATGCAGCAACATGGAAGAGAGCCTTCTATTCAAGAGATAGCAAAGGCTTTAAGTTGGCCTGAAAGTAGGGTAAAAAGTGTAAGAAATGTTGCTAAAGACCCTGTTTCTTTGAATGCTCCTATAGGTGATGAAGAAGATACCATTTTGGGTGAACTTATCGAAGATAAAGAATTTGAAAGTCCTCAAAATATTACTACTTTCAAAATATTAAGAAAGCAGATTGATTCAATACTTGACAGCTTGCCTGACAGAGAACAAAAGGTTATAAGAATGCGTTTCGGTCTTGTTGATGGTTATTCTCATACTCTTGAAGAGGTGGGATATGTATTCAAGGTTACTAGAGAACGTATTCGTCAGATAGAGGCAAAAGCTATAAGGAGATTAAGAGCACAATCTAAGAAAAAAGAGTTAAAAGATTTTCTTGACTCTTAA
- the dnaG gene encoding DNA primase: MDNLFIEKLNNLLSRVSLVDILRDRYKVIHRGGSQYTVQCPFHKDGQETNPSMSVDDSKGIYKCFTCGAKGNVITYLKEKENKSFKEAVQYLGNRFSVDVSGFFSAKTTQKDKIYLESRRINRIACNFFGKSLFLKDKNGDYFYKDAEKYLKSRKIPFSIIKEFKIGYAPPSWNALMNALTENKITVNNMNILGLVGVSKNNPNHYYDTFVNRIMFPIINEREEIVGFGGRSIDGKEPKYLNSKESLIFKKKSSLYGINIAKSYVMKQDEIMLVEGYMDTIACHKMGIKNVVGTLGTAITEEHAREIKKYTKNVVLALDSDEAGIKAAKSAIITLLKFDLKLTILSIQETKDLDEFFTVYGRSRFDILYNNKLNWYDFVIDTEIKKDISSLSIAEKLNVINSFYKYLDAVKSETEKQMIISYVASKLNVDREAFNKDYLNTYNANQYASGIKYDKKVKNNTDNKFYYENSLIYLLALNPSLIKEAEREISVDLIKKDITREFYIRLLTLNKEASVEDALNVLGNEHIANQILSKKKLYSENIYEKLEELIIKIKSGCIDSEKKELQNNINLDNLDNIYEAARRISLLNKQKEKLHQGSDL, from the coding sequence GTGGATAATTTATTTATTGAAAAATTAAATAATCTATTGTCTAGAGTATCTCTTGTTGATATATTAAGAGATAGATACAAAGTAATACATAGAGGCGGAAGTCAATATACCGTTCAATGCCCTTTTCATAAAGACGGACAGGAAACAAATCCTTCTATGTCTGTTGATGATTCAAAGGGTATATATAAATGCTTTACATGCGGTGCTAAAGGCAATGTTATTACATACCTCAAAGAAAAAGAAAATAAATCATTCAAAGAGGCTGTGCAGTATTTAGGCAATAGGTTTTCGGTTGATGTAAGCGGATTTTTTTCTGCAAAGACTACACAAAAAGATAAAATATATTTAGAAAGCAGAAGAATTAACAGAATAGCATGCAACTTTTTTGGTAAAAGTCTGTTTTTAAAAGATAAAAATGGAGATTACTTCTATAAAGATGCTGAAAAATACTTGAAATCAAGAAAAATACCATTCAGCATTATAAAGGAATTTAAGATAGGCTATGCTCCTCCTAGTTGGAATGCTTTAATGAATGCATTAACAGAGAATAAAATTACAGTAAATAATATGAATATATTAGGCTTAGTAGGTGTAAGCAAGAATAATCCTAATCATTATTATGATACATTTGTTAATAGGATAATGTTTCCTATAATAAATGAACGTGAAGAGATAGTTGGTTTTGGAGGCAGAAGTATAGATGGTAAGGAGCCTAAGTATCTAAATTCTAAAGAAAGCCTCATATTTAAAAAGAAATCTTCATTATATGGTATAAATATTGCTAAATCGTATGTAATGAAGCAAGATGAAATAATGCTTGTTGAAGGTTATATGGATACAATAGCATGCCATAAAATGGGTATAAAAAATGTTGTCGGCACTTTAGGAACGGCAATTACAGAAGAACATGCTAGAGAAATAAAAAAATACACTAAAAATGTAGTATTAGCATTAGATAGCGATGAAGCAGGCATAAAAGCGGCAAAATCTGCTATAATTACGCTCTTGAAGTTTGATTTAAAGTTGACTATACTTTCTATACAAGAAACTAAAGATTTAGATGAATTTTTTACAGTTTATGGTAGAAGCCGGTTTGATATATTGTATAATAATAAACTTAATTGGTATGATTTTGTTATAGATACTGAAATAAAAAAGGATATTTCTTCTTTATCTATAGCAGAAAAATTAAATGTTATTAATAGTTTTTATAAGTATTTAGATGCTGTGAAAAGTGAAACAGAGAAACAGATGATAATTTCATACGTAGCTTCAAAACTTAATGTTGATAGAGAAGCTTTTAACAAAGACTATTTGAACACATATAATGCAAATCAGTATGCTTCCGGTATAAAATATGATAAAAAAGTAAAAAATAATACAGATAACAAATTTTACTATGAAAATAGTTTAATATATTTGCTTGCTTTGAATCCTTCTTTGATTAAAGAGGCAGAAAGAGAAATTAGTGTTGATCTTATTAAGAAAGATATAACAAGAGAATTTTATATAAGGCTCTTAACTCTTAATAAAGAAGCAAGTGTTGAAGATGCTCTTAATGTATTAGGAAATGAGCATATAGCCAATCAGATTTTAAGCAAGAAAAAACTATATAGTGAAAATATATATGAAAAACTGGAGGAGCTTATTATTAAAATTAAAAGCGGCTGCATAGACTCCGAAAAAAAAGAATTACAAAATAATATAAATTTGGATAATTTAGATAATATTTATGAAGCAGCTCGTAGAATAAGTTTACTTAATAAGCAAAAAGAAAAATTACATCAAGGAAGTGATTTATGA
- a CDS encoding NUDIX domain-containing protein, which translates to MQEHTNDNFTNALKIKEHVKYQFKYCPYCGEKDSFIFNDVKIFQCSKCKRTYFTNPASAVGVIIETPNGIVFVERGIEPKKGYIDMPGGFCEPYERVEDTAVREVLEETNIKLNDIHFLISGANEYIYDGIMYVTTDIFFYSKLDYVPDAAPNDDASKVIFIKRENIDFEKIAFESAKEAFSYYIKNF; encoded by the coding sequence ATGCAAGAACATACTAATGATAATTTTACAAATGCTTTAAAAATAAAAGAACATGTTAAATATCAATTTAAATATTGCCCTTATTGCGGTGAAAAAGATTCTTTTATTTTTAATGATGTAAAAATTTTTCAATGCTCAAAATGCAAAAGAACATACTTTACTAATCCTGCATCTGCTGTAGGCGTTATAATAGAAACTCCTAATGGTATAGTATTTGTTGAAAGAGGAATAGAACCTAAAAAAGGTTATATAGATATGCCTGGAGGTTTTTGTGAGCCTTATGAAAGAGTTGAAGATACCGCTGTTAGGGAAGTTCTTGAAGAAACAAATATAAAATTAAATGATATACATTTTTTAATAAGCGGAGCTAATGAATACATATATGATGGTATCATGTATGTTACAACAGACATATTCTTCTATTCAAAATTAGACTATGTTCCAGATGCTGCTCCAAACGATGATGCTTCAAAAGTAATTTTTATAAAAAGAGAAAATATTGATTTTGAAAAAATAGCTTTTGAATCTGCCAAAGAGGCTTTTTCTTATTATATTAAAAATTTTTAA
- the lepB gene encoding signal peptidase I yields MTNKRQILEIILASLSAILIAGFIRIFFFDTYIVTNKSMEPTFFEGDQILLLKKNFVFNRIKNFDVIVFNYNDTNLVKRVIGTEGDKVEIKDGGLYLNDKLIEHEYYIFSNEDNGLYILGNNQYFVLGDNIKVSEDSRYFGLIDEKDIKGQVILIFSPKKRFQLFNNIFHNNNISE; encoded by the coding sequence ATGACAAATAAAAGACAAATTTTAGAAATAATATTGGCTTCGTTAAGTGCAATTTTAATAGCAGGATTTATTAGAATATTTTTCTTTGATACTTATATAGTTACTAATAAATCTATGGAGCCTACTTTTTTTGAAGGCGATCAGATACTTCTTTTGAAAAAAAATTTTGTATTTAATAGAATTAAAAACTTTGATGTTATAGTATTCAATTATAATGATACCAATCTTGTAAAAAGAGTTATAGGAACAGAGGGCGATAAAGTAGAAATAAAAGACGGCGGACTTTATTTGAATGATAAATTAATAGAACATGAATATTATATATTTTCAAATGAAGATAACGGACTATATATTTTGGGCAATAATCAATATTTTGTTTTGGGCGATAATATAAAAGTGAGTGAGGACAGCAGGTATTTTGGGCTTATAGATGAAAAAGACATAAAAGGACAGGTTATACTAATATTCAGCCCCAAAAAAAGATTTCAGCTATTTAACAATATTTTTCATAATAATAATATTTCAGAATAA
- a CDS encoding branched-chain amino acid transporter permease — protein MNNTEMLITALMIVIGTAFLRFLPFLIINKSLSENKYVQFLGKVLPYSMIALLVVYCLKDINIIKFPYAIPELISIAVIVVLHIIKRNVLISIGAGTVLYMFLVQVIFV, from the coding sequence ATGAATAATACAGAAATGTTAATAACTGCTTTGATGATTGTAATTGGAACTGCTTTTCTTAGGTTTCTTCCTTTTCTTATAATAAATAAATCATTATCTGAAAATAAATATGTGCAGTTTTTAGGTAAAGTACTTCCTTATTCTATGATAGCACTTCTAGTGGTGTATTGTCTTAAGGATATTAATATAATAAAATTTCCTTATGCTATACCTGAATTAATATCTATAGCAGTTATAGTTGTTTTGCATATAATAAAAAGAAATGTACTTATAAGTATAGGGGCAGGTACTGTACTTTATATGTTTTTGGTGCAAGTGATATTTGTATAA
- a CDS encoding AzlC family ABC transporter permease codes for MNTKKHDLIPALKYAFPYTIPVLVGYIFLGMAYGVLMKAKGFDTWLAVFLSLFAYCGSMQYTAINYLFLAPFNPLYAFILTLIVNSRVGFYGISLVSKFQNTGIIKPYLIFALSDETFSILCSADIPENINKNAFLFFVAFINHMYWNIGTLLGCLIGSFITFNTKGLDFVLTALFVVIFTEQWLESKDHRGALIGLICSIPILIFKTNIFIILAMVLIFISISIVYKYNNEDGKIYE; via the coding sequence ATGAATACTAAAAAACATGATTTAATTCCAGCATTAAAATATGCATTTCCTTATACTATACCTGTTCTTGTAGGGTATATATTTTTGGGTATGGCTTATGGTGTACTCATGAAAGCTAAAGGTTTTGATACTTGGCTTGCAGTTTTTTTAAGTTTATTTGCCTATTGCGGAAGCATGCAGTATACGGCTATTAATTATTTGTTTTTAGCTCCTTTTAATCCTCTATATGCTTTCATACTCACATTAATAGTTAATTCAAGAGTAGGTTTTTATGGAATATCTCTTGTATCAAAATTTCAAAATACAGGAATTATAAAACCTTATTTGATATTTGCCTTAAGCGATGAAACTTTTTCGATACTATGTTCTGCTGATATACCGGAAAATATCAATAAAAATGCCTTTCTTTTCTTTGTGGCCTTCATAAATCATATGTATTGGAATATAGGTACATTGTTAGGCTGTTTAATAGGCTCTTTTATAACTTTTAATACTAAAGGGCTTGATTTTGTTTTAACTGCTTTATTCGTTGTGATATTTACAGAACAATGGCTTGAAAGTAAAGATCATAGAGGTGCTTTGATTGGGCTTATTTGTTCAATACCTATTTTAATATTTAAAACTAATATATTTATAATACTTGCTATGGTGTTAATATTCATATCCATAAGCATAGTTTATAAATATAATAATGAAGACGGAAAAATATATGAATAA
- a CDS encoding copper homeostasis protein CutC, with translation MNTKIEICVDSVQSCINAEKGGADRLELCGNMFEGGTTPSYGVLELAREKVNATIYAMVRPRGGDFCYDDIEFEIMKKEIKLMKELKIDGIVFGILTKEGRVDKERCSKLLDLWGSSKATFHRAIDVSRDLNEACEDIISLGFERILTSGGEANVMSGIIKLKELVEKYNDKIIIMPGSGINERNIEYIKDTVKANEYHMTANKTVNSLMEYRNENVFMGAALRPPEFSVKYTDENKVKNIKSKL, from the coding sequence ATGAATACAAAAATAGAAATATGTGTTGATTCTGTTCAGTCTTGCATAAATGCTGAAAAAGGCGGAGCTGACAGACTTGAGCTTTGCGGCAATATGTTTGAAGGAGGCACTACTCCTAGTTATGGCGTTTTAGAATTAGCAAGAGAAAAAGTAAATGCTACAATATATGCAATGGTTCGTCCTAGAGGGGGAGATTTCTGCTATGATGATATTGAGTTTGAAATAATGAAAAAAGAAATAAAACTCATGAAAGAATTAAAAATTGACGGAATAGTATTCGGTATACTTACAAAAGAGGGTAGAGTTGATAAAGAAAGATGTTCTAAATTACTAGATTTATGGGGAAGCAGTAAGGCAACATTTCATAGGGCAATAGATGTAAGCCGTGATTTAAATGAAGCATGTGAAGACATAATATCATTAGGTTTTGAGAGAATACTCACTTCAGGCGGAGAGGCTAATGTTATGAGCGGTATAATAAAATTAAAAGAATTGGTTGAAAAATATAATGATAAAATAATAATAATGCCTGGAAGCGGAATAAATGAAAGAAATATTGAATATATAAAAGACACCGTAAAAGCTAATGAATATCATATGACAGCAAATAAAACAGTTAATAGTTTAATGGAATATAGAAATGAAAATGTATTTATGGGAGCAGCTTTAAGACCTCCTGAGTTCAGCGTTAAATATACTGATGAAAATAAAGTGAAGAATATAAAATCAAAGTTATAA